Proteins from one Ranitomeya variabilis isolate aRanVar5 chromosome 1, aRanVar5.hap1, whole genome shotgun sequence genomic window:
- the HAX1 gene encoding HCLS1-associated protein X-1 — protein MSVFELFRRFFHPPGRRDPFFGGMIEEDEDEEDDDFFLRSPGFGQEPPSSRIRPPVGDPFGFDDIFRDFNELFADFGSMIRDVPRLPGAEPHHQTPGGSLRDFMLKFPDSHLPREQLPPSVTPGPHSSLRLPRWPSRWWEDIAINSPPGDTKQDKILDSEVSSHGLDSILRPEEQSPSSSYFRSVSVSRVMRPDGTVEERKTVRDSEGNTTTTVTVTGSDLPIDETQGQRRSLSDLSDSQTILSRLLQQWFSN, from the exons ATGAGCGTGTTCGAGCTGTTCCGGAGGTTCTTCCACCCCCCGGGGAGGAG GGATCCGTTCTTCGGGGGGATGATTGAGGAGGACGAAGATGAGGAGGACGATGATTTCTTCCTCCGTTCCCCAGGATTCGGTCAAGAGCCGCCATCTTCGCGCATTCGACCTCCGGTTGGAGACCCCTTCGGCTTTGATGATATTTTCAGAGATTTTAATGAACTGTTCGCAGATTTCGGGTCTATGATTCGGGACGTCCCCC GACTCCCTGGGGCTGAGCCCCATCATCAGACCCCTGGGGGTTCATTGCGAGATTTCATGTTGAAGTTTCCAGACTCGCACCTGCCCAGAGAGCAGCTGCCTCCGTCCGTGACCCCCGGCCCTCACTCATCTCTCAGGCTGCCAAGATGGCCATCTAGATGG TGGGAGGACATTGCCATCAATTCGCCTCCTGGAGACACCAAGCAAgataaaa TCCTAGACTCTGAGGTCTCTTCCCACGGGCTAGATTCTATCCTGAGACCAGAGGAACAATCACCATCATCGTCATATTTCCGTAGCGTCTCAGTCTCCAGAGTGATGAGACCTGATGGG ACGGTTGAGGAGAGGAAAACAGTGCGGGACAGTGAAGGTAACACCACCACCACAGTGACGGTGACGGGTAGCGATCTGCCCATCG ATGAGACTCAGGGCCAGCGCCGATCACTGTCCGATCTCTCTGATTCACAGACTATTCTGAGCCGCCTCCTGCAGCAATGGTTCTCCAACTGA